From Linepithema humile isolate Giens D197 chromosome 8, Lhum_UNIL_v1.0, whole genome shotgun sequence, one genomic window encodes:
- the haf gene encoding vasorin, giving the protein MNAIPRELLLLLAGAFVAAAATSACPWAQHAVDLESSCICDYNLAGVLSVQCDIVDYDQLLSAMRRYATKTPVELFYVNNSTIDVLKNGSLATLRISSMQLSGCRIRTIEPEAFKGQENHLKSLNLKDNELTEIPGSILKTLRNLTVLDLSMNKITKVNDNAFAGTKLVTLKLSDNEITLAPGAFRGLESTLKNLNLKGTRQKKVPEALRGLRTLAFLDLSQNSIRELPGTSGTKAFDGLDSLTGLNLERNLIQNIGPDAFHGIKNTLSSLSLLNNLIPDFPTAAINSVHDLRVLDIGFNLITELPINAFQGNPSITLLAIDGNPLSTVPEEALVRLNGTLRGLSLGGRFLVCDCRLRWIVEWIKTRDLQVTSRERKPQFCGSPQRLQDRSFYNIDPDDMSCERVPEIIGIGTVESVDTREPTETISGDVDSHIPSIRPTTVTTEVISSTFSTTTVTVPSSTEQRRPTSSSSPSTFVPTPRPTAARTGNVVVVRTTPSSPKQSQDQMQQHQPRPPLVLGSPLYKSKSNEKDIVVKDVLRQDNAVIIYWDTEAANILGFRVIYRLFGDNSFKQAPPLEASEREFKIKNVPSQECIVVCVVSLEETNITPANVPYNQCREVRTENSPTSNMDKITIAASAAICATIVVAVIIFVVANRRRARKLHTLHSIEQTKMGGPIAGLPVNCCANMVPTPSPGGPLSSMATLSAYNAQKEWDQVSAYSNRSIPRPRIFPIDRQGSITRASCIDDVRSQTGHYSTKARSIADGQSQHSFSNNSTRYFANAALASNLVNTRPELRQSRQSLAAASDRMSRSNFPGSNHLPPHSSARRQRPRSRNRTLEPNPPRPGSRYSLADSTHTLNNYDENNWTDHDMDIYMARNPTTRSGLVPL; this is encoded by the exons ATGA ATGCAATCCCGAGAGAGTTGTTGCTGCTCCTGGCGGGCGCGTTCGTCGCCGCGGCGGCAACGTCCGCCTGTCCGTGGGCGCAGCACGCGGTGGATCTCGAGAGCTCGTGCATCTGCGACTACAATCTGGCCGGCGTTCTCTCAGTACAATGCGACATCGTCGATTACGACCAGCTGTTGTCGGCGATGCGGCGATACGCTACCAAAACGCCGGTTGAACTCTTCTACGTCAACAACAGTACGATCGACGTCCTGAAGAACGGCTCGCTCGCCACCTTAAGGATCAGTAGTATGCAACTGTCCGGCTGCCGCATCAGGACCATCGAGCCGGAAGCCTTCAAAGGCCAAGAGAATCACCTGAAGAGCCTGAATCTCAAGGACAACGAGCTCACGGAGATACCCGGTTCCATCCTGAAAACCCTGAGGAACCTCACCGTGCTCGATCTCTCGATGAACAAGATCACCAAGGTGAACGACAACGCCTTTGCCGGCACCAAGCTGGTCACGCTGAAGCTATCCGACAACGAAATCACTCTCGCTCCGGGAGCGTTCCGCGGCCTGGAGAGCACCCTGAAGAATCTCAATCTCAAGGGCACGCGGCAGAAGAAGGTGCCGGAGGCGCTCAGAGGACTGAGGACTCTGGCCTTCCTCGATCTGTCGCAGAACAGCATACGCGAGCTGCCCGGCACTTCCGGGACGAAAGCCTTCGACGGCCTGGACTCCCTCACCGGACTCAACCTCGAGAGAAACCTCATCCAGAATATCGGCCCGGACGCGTTCCACGGCATCAAGAACACCCTGAGCTCTCTCAGCCTGCTGAACAATCTCATCCCGGATTTCCCCACGGCGGCCATCAACAGCGTCCACGATCTTAGA GTGCTGGACATCGGGTTCAATCTGATCACCGAACTACCGATCAACGCCTTTCAAGGGAACCCGTCGATTACGCTGCTGGCGATCGACGGTAACCCGTTGTCCACGGTACCGGAAGAGGCACTCGTCCGGCTGAACGGTACCCTGCGCGGCCTCAGCCTAGGCGGACGGTTTCTCGTCTGCGATTGCCGGTTACGATGGATCGTCGAGTGGATCAAGACGCGAGACCTGCAGGTTACCAGTCGCGAACGCAAGCCACAGTTTTGCGGCAGTCCGCAACGATTGCAGGACAGGAGCTTCTACAACATCGATCCCGACG ACATGAGTTGCGAGCGAGTGCCGGAAATCATCGGAATCGGAACGGTGGAGAGCGTGGACACCAGGGAGCCGACGGAAACTATATCTGGAGACGTCGACAGTCACATTCCGAGCATTCGGCCTACGACTGTCACGACCGAGGTGATCTCGAGCACATTTTCGACAACCACCGTGACGGTACCGTCGTCGACTGAGCAGAGAAGACCGAcatcgtcatcgtcgccgTCAACCTTCGTCCCGACACCTCGACCGACCGCCGCGCGAACCGGAAACGTTGTGGTTGTGAGAACCACGCCGTCGTCGCCGAAGCAATCGCAGGACCAGATGCAGCAGCACCAACCGAGGCCACCGCTGGTCCTGGGATCGCCCTTGTACAAATCGAAATCGAACGAGAAGGACATCGTGGTGAAGGACGTGCTCAGGCAAGACAATGCGGTTATCATATACTGGGACACCGAAGCGGCCAATATTCTAGGCTTCCGAGTGATCTATCGGCTGTTCGGGGACAATAGTTTCAAGCAGGCGCCACCGCTCGAGGCCAGCGAACGAGAGTTCAAGATCAAGAACGTGCCCTCGCAG GAATGTATCGTGGTTTGCGTGGTCTCACTGGAGGAGACCAACATCACGCCGGCGAACGTACCGTATAATCAGTGCCGCGAGGTCAGAACGGAGAACTCGCCCACTTCGAACATGGACAAGATCACGATCGCCGCGAGCGCGGCGATCTGCGCCACGATCGTCGTCGCGGTGATCATCTTCGTGGTGGCGAACCGACGCCGCGCTCGCAAGCTGCACACACTGCACAGCATCGAACAGACGAAAATGGGCGGCCCGATCGCCGGTCTGCCGGTCAATTGTTGCGCGAACATGGTGCCGACGCCCAGCCCCGGCGGGCCCCTGTCGTCGATGGCCACTCTGAGCGCGTACAACGCGCAGAAGGAGTGGGACCAAGTGTCAGCTTACAGCAACAGGAGCATACCGCGCCCGAGGATCTTCCCCATCGATCGACAAG GATCGATCACCAGAGCGTCCTGCATCGACGATGTGCGCTCTCAGACCGGACATTACAGCACCAAGGCCCGATCGATCGCCGACGGCCAGTCGCAGCACAGTTTCTCCAACAATTCTACGCGATACTTCGCCAATGCCGCGCTGGCCTCCAATCTCGTCAACACGAGACCAG AACTGCGACAGTCGCGCCAGTCGCTGGCGGCCGCCTCGGACCGGATGTCGCGATCGAACTTCCCCGGCAGCAACCACCTGCCGCCGCACTCATCGGCCCGGCGGCAACGACCCCGATCGCGCAACCGCACTCTGGAGCCGAATCCGCCGCGACCTGGCAGCCGTTACAGCTTAGCGGACTCGACGCACACTCTCAACAACTACGACGAGAACAACTGGACCGACCACGACATGGACATCTACATGGCCCGCAACCCCACCACGAGAAGCGGTCTAGTTCCGCTTTAA